One window of the Calditrichota bacterium genome contains the following:
- the cdd gene encoding cytidine deaminase, protein MDIEKLIQETLKLREKAHATYSNFRVGAILVTENNAKYEGVNIEISSFGLTICAERLAVFKARADGVEKFKAIFIASDSEKITSPCGACRQVLWELAGDIEVFMINRNGEHKTMKMSQLLPVGFDRSFL, encoded by the coding sequence ATGGACATCGAGAAACTAATTCAGGAAACTTTAAAATTACGAGAGAAAGCTCACGCTACTTACTCCAATTTCCGCGTGGGTGCAATTTTAGTAACTGAAAATAACGCCAAATATGAAGGCGTCAACATTGAAATCAGCTCGTTTGGGCTGACGATATGCGCGGAAAGACTGGCTGTTTTCAAAGCCCGCGCCGATGGCGTTGAAAAATTCAAAGCGATTTTCATTGCTTCGGATTCGGAAAAGATAACTTCTCCCTGCGGCGCGTGCCGTCAGGTTTTGTGGGAACTTGCCGGCGACATTGAAGTTTTTATGATCAACCGCAACGGAGAACACAAAACAATGAAAATGAGCCAACTATTGCCAGTTGGATTTGATCGTTCGTTTCTTTGA
- the udk gene encoding uridine kinase, whose translation MKSIILIGIAGGSGSGKTLVSKRIYDEIGSDKVTIIQQDSYYKDLGHLDFDERKKQNFDHPDAFDNKLLFDHLIELLSGHEVEVPLYDFKNHTRRKKMQKVSDNVVIVLEGILILHYPEIRNIMDIKVYVDTADDIRLIRRIRRDVQERGRSLDSILEQYEKSVRPMHLQFVEPTKRYADIILPEGGYNVVAIDLLKTKIRALLRERGH comes from the coding sequence ATGAAATCAATAATATTGATTGGCATCGCCGGGGGGTCGGGATCAGGAAAGACGCTTGTTTCCAAACGGATTTATGACGAAATCGGATCGGACAAAGTCACAATTATCCAACAAGATTCTTACTACAAAGACCTGGGTCATCTCGACTTTGACGAACGAAAAAAGCAGAACTTTGACCATCCCGATGCATTCGACAACAAATTACTATTCGATCACCTGATCGAATTGCTGTCCGGACATGAAGTTGAAGTGCCGCTATACGACTTCAAAAACCACACGCGACGAAAAAAAATGCAAAAAGTCAGCGACAATGTGGTTATTGTTCTCGAGGGAATTCTCATTCTCCATTACCCTGAAATTAGAAATATTATGGACATCAAGGTTTACGTGGATACTGCGGACGACATTCGCTTGATTCGCCGCATCCGCCGCGACGTGCAGGAACGGGGCCGCAGTCTGGATTCCATTCTCGAACAGTACGAAAAAAGCGTCCGGCCCATGCATCTTCAATTTGTCGAGCCGACGAAGCGATATGCCGACATCATTCTTCCGGAAGGCGGTTACAATGTCGTTGCCATTGATTTGTTAAAAACAAAAATCCGCGCATTGCTTCGGGAAAGAGGCCATTGA
- a CDS encoding zinc-dependent alcohol dehydrogenase family protein, with protein MKALFMEKVIDLRQDKEPLTLRDVPIPEPAEKEILIKVSTCGVCHTELDEIEGRTPPPNYPMIPGHQVVGRVVNFGKNAARFKSGDRVGVAWIFSACGECEFCRSGQENLCPDFLATGRDANGGYAEYMVVPEKFAYPIPKIFSDAEAAPLLCAGAIGYRSIRLTGLKDGQNLGLTGFGASAHLVLKMVRFQFPNSRIYVFARSEKERKFAHELGAVWAGNTTDTAPENLNCIIDTTPVWKPVVEAMKNLKPGGRLVINAIRKENIDQNYLLQLDYPEHLWMEKEIKSVANVTRQDVSEFLELAAKIPIKPEFQTYPLERANQALVELKERKIRGAKVLVVQ; from the coding sequence ATGAAGGCATTGTTTATGGAAAAAGTTATCGATCTTCGTCAGGACAAAGAGCCTCTGACTCTGAGAGATGTTCCCATTCCTGAACCTGCGGAAAAGGAAATTTTGATTAAAGTCTCCACCTGCGGCGTCTGCCACACAGAATTGGACGAAATCGAGGGGAGGACTCCGCCACCGAATTATCCCATGATTCCAGGCCACCAGGTCGTGGGACGCGTGGTAAATTTTGGAAAAAATGCCGCACGCTTCAAATCAGGCGACCGCGTTGGCGTGGCGTGGATTTTTTCGGCGTGCGGAGAGTGCGAATTTTGCCGCAGCGGACAGGAAAATTTATGTCCGGACTTTTTGGCGACGGGACGCGACGCCAATGGCGGATACGCGGAATACATGGTCGTTCCGGAAAAATTTGCCTACCCCATTCCGAAAATTTTCAGCGACGCCGAAGCGGCGCCTCTTTTGTGCGCCGGAGCAATCGGCTATCGGTCGATCAGATTAACCGGCTTAAAAGATGGCCAAAATTTAGGGCTCACGGGATTTGGCGCTTCAGCGCATCTCGTGCTGAAAATGGTTCGCTTCCAATTTCCGAATTCCAGAATTTATGTTTTTGCCCGTAGCGAAAAAGAGCGCAAATTTGCTCATGAATTAGGCGCTGTCTGGGCAGGGAATACGACTGACACCGCTCCGGAAAATTTGAATTGCATCATCGACACCACGCCGGTCTGGAAGCCGGTAGTGGAAGCGATGAAAAATCTGAAACCCGGCGGGAGATTAGTCATCAATGCCATTCGCAAAGAAAATATCGACCAAAATTATTTATTGCAATTGGACTACCCCGAGCACCTGTGGATGGAGAAAGAAATCAAAAGCGTCGCCAATGTGACGCGGCAGGATGTTTCGGAATTTTTGGAGCTCGCGGCGAAAATTCCCATCAAACCTGAATTTCAAACCTACCCGCTGGAACGAGCAAATCAGGCATTAGTTGAATTGAAAGAACGCAAGATACGCGGCGCCAAAGTATTGGTCGTGCAATAG
- a CDS encoding NupC/NupG family nucleoside CNT transporter — MLQRLIGIIGIFVLLGIAWLLSNNRRKIDYRVVAWGIALQILFAVIILKTGPGQALFFYARAFITKLLSFTDAGASFLFGNLYLGDPGIAESMGQGGPYQLWDPATQHFVNIGIIFAFHILPTIIFFASFMAIMYHWGIMQKIVEFFAWIMRITMGTSGSESLSAAGNIFVGQTEAPLLIKPYISSMTKSELMAIMTGGFATIAGGVMAAYVRFGVDAGHLMAASVMSAPAALVMAKIVFPEVDESKTRGGVKLKVEKTTSNVIDAAASGAADGLKLAVNVGAMLLAFIALIAMLNFFLGKIDDIVNLATFHHTHFAWDLSLKKIFGVIFSPLAFVMGVDFKDIGEFGNLLGTKISINELVAYVDLAQLKGVISDRSYTIATYALCGFANFSSIAIQIGGISSIAPERRHELAKLGLKAMFAGALASWLTATIAGILI, encoded by the coding sequence GTGCTACAAAGATTAATTGGCATCATCGGCATTTTCGTCCTTTTAGGTATTGCCTGGCTGCTTTCGAACAACCGCAGAAAAATTGATTACCGCGTCGTGGCTTGGGGCATTGCCTTGCAAATTCTTTTCGCTGTTATCATTTTGAAAACAGGCCCCGGGCAAGCGCTTTTTTTCTACGCGCGGGCATTCATCACCAAATTGCTCAGCTTCACCGACGCCGGCGCTTCATTTCTATTTGGCAATCTGTATCTGGGCGACCCGGGAATCGCAGAAAGCATGGGGCAGGGAGGCCCTTATCAGCTCTGGGATCCGGCCACTCAGCATTTCGTAAATATTGGTATCATCTTTGCTTTTCACATTTTGCCCACGATCATCTTTTTTGCCTCGTTCATGGCAATCATGTATCACTGGGGCATCATGCAAAAAATTGTCGAATTTTTCGCCTGGATTATGCGAATCACCATGGGCACCAGCGGCTCGGAATCCCTTTCTGCCGCCGGGAATATTTTTGTCGGACAAACCGAGGCGCCGCTGCTCATCAAGCCTTACATTTCATCGATGACAAAGTCCGAGCTAATGGCGATTATGACGGGAGGTTTCGCCACAATTGCCGGGGGCGTGATGGCGGCCTATGTCCGGTTCGGCGTTGACGCGGGACATTTGATGGCCGCCAGTGTTATGTCAGCTCCGGCGGCACTGGTAATGGCAAAAATTGTATTCCCTGAAGTCGATGAGTCCAAAACAAGGGGCGGCGTCAAACTCAAAGTGGAAAAGACAACGTCCAACGTCATCGACGCGGCAGCCAGCGGAGCCGCAGACGGACTGAAGCTTGCCGTGAATGTCGGAGCCATGTTGCTGGCATTCATCGCGTTAATCGCCATGCTCAATTTTTTCCTTGGCAAGATTGATGACATCGTGAATCTTGCCACTTTTCACCATACACATTTTGCCTGGGATTTGAGCCTGAAGAAAATTTTCGGCGTCATTTTTTCGCCCTTGGCGTTCGTCATGGGAGTAGATTTCAAAGACATCGGCGAATTTGGCAATCTCCTGGGAACGAAAATTTCTATCAACGAATTAGTCGCTTACGTGGACTTGGCCCAACTCAAGGGCGTAATTTCTGATCGCTCCTACACCATCGCCACTTACGCTTTGTGCGGTTTTGCGAATTTCAGCTCCATTGCCATTCAGATCGGAGGTATCAGCAGCATCGCACCTGAAAGGCGCCACGAACTTGCAAAGCTTGGCTTGAAAGCCATGTTTGCAGGAGCTCTGGCATCATGGCTGACAGCGACAATTGCCGGTATTTTGATATAA
- a CDS encoding single-stranded DNA-binding protein, whose product MGSGTVNKVILLGRLGKDPEIRYTPSGAAVADFSLATNRVWRNQENEQVKETDWHNVVVWRKWAEFAQKYLKKGSLVYVEGRLQTRKWTDQNEVTHYKTEIIAEIVQMVGPKSAVGDIQQAQPAAQETSAAPPPEADVAPEEPVDDDLPF is encoded by the coding sequence ATCGGTAGTGGAACAGTCAATAAAGTAATTCTTTTGGGACGACTGGGCAAGGATCCGGAAATTCGATATACTCCATCCGGGGCTGCGGTGGCAGATTTCTCGCTGGCAACAAATCGCGTATGGCGCAATCAGGAAAATGAACAAGTCAAAGAAACAGATTGGCACAATGTTGTGGTGTGGCGTAAGTGGGCGGAATTTGCTCAGAAATATTTAAAAAAGGGCTCGTTGGTTTACGTCGAAGGCCGTCTCCAAACGCGCAAATGGACCGACCAAAATGAGGTCACACATTATAAGACAGAAATAATCGCCGAAATAGTGCAGATGGTAGGGCCAAAATCAGCAGTAGGCGACATACAGCAAGCGCAGCCGGCGGCTCAGGAAACAAGCGCTGCTCCGCCGCCGGAAGCCGATGTCGCTCCCGAGGAACCGGTAGATGATGATTTGCCATTTTAA
- a CDS encoding C40 family peptidase: MIKKLFRKYFPALLTIAVISLLIFSCQANRELPNEVTQVIEQVKQKAAPDRRVTVFSVDGYRSGKKIILRGELLSPQAKKDLLDGVRAQTKLTVVDSLTVLPDISLGADTCGVIRVSVAQVRRRPDVNQEIITQGLLGTEVRLLKKRDGWYYLQLEDQYLGWVMRKSVAVGNIEFLNDWKDREKLVVKQNYGQVWENPAAKNSFPICDVVLGNRLGFVSKKGGYFRIELADGRTGFVVPELVEFEKKLNAREAPGANDLIRTAKQFMGIPYFWGGKSTKGFDCSGFTQTIYKWNGIQLPRDANMQVKIGTGIPIDDSLSQVKPGDLLFFGSAKDHITHVAMYLGGGRFIHSDGLVHINSLFPQHDDYSDYRKKHFQAARRILK; the protein is encoded by the coding sequence ATGATTAAAAAATTATTTAGAAAATATTTTCCGGCGTTATTGACAATTGCAGTCATTAGCCTTTTAATTTTCTCTTGCCAGGCGAATCGGGAATTGCCAAATGAAGTGACTCAAGTGATCGAGCAAGTAAAGCAGAAAGCTGCGCCTGACAGACGCGTCACAGTTTTTTCCGTGGACGGCTATCGCTCCGGGAAAAAAATTATTCTGCGCGGAGAATTGTTATCGCCTCAGGCAAAGAAGGATTTGCTCGATGGAGTTCGCGCTCAAACAAAACTTACAGTTGTGGACAGTTTGACTGTTTTGCCGGATATTTCTTTGGGGGCAGATACTTGCGGCGTGATCCGCGTGAGTGTCGCCCAGGTGCGCCGCCGGCCTGACGTAAACCAGGAAATTATCACTCAGGGACTGCTGGGAACGGAAGTGCGCCTGCTCAAAAAAAGAGACGGCTGGTATTATTTGCAGTTGGAAGATCAGTACCTCGGCTGGGTGATGCGAAAATCCGTTGCGGTGGGAAATATCGAATTTTTGAATGACTGGAAAGATAGAGAAAAATTAGTCGTCAAACAAAATTACGGACAGGTCTGGGAAAATCCTGCCGCGAAAAACTCGTTTCCGATTTGCGATGTCGTATTGGGCAATCGGCTGGGTTTTGTCAGCAAAAAAGGCGGCTATTTTCGGATTGAACTTGCCGACGGCAGAACCGGATTTGTCGTGCCCGAGTTGGTCGAATTTGAGAAAAAATTAAACGCGAGAGAAGCGCCCGGTGCGAACGATTTAATTCGGACGGCGAAACAATTCATGGGTATTCCCTATTTTTGGGGCGGAAAATCAACCAAGGGCTTTGATTGCTCGGGATTCACGCAGACGATTTACAAATGGAACGGAATTCAATTGCCGCGCGATGCAAATATGCAAGTGAAAATTGGGACGGGAATTCCCATTGATGATTCACTGAGTCAAGTGAAGCCCGGTGATTTATTATTTTTCGGCAGCGCAAAAGATCACATCACCCATGTCGCCATGTATTTGGGGGGCGGAAGATTCATTCACTCGGATGGTCTGGTGCACATCAATAGTTTGTTTCCCCAGCACGATGATTACAGTGATTATCGCAAAAAACATTTTCAGGCAGCGCGGCGAATTTTAAAATAA
- a CDS encoding purine-nucleoside phosphorylase produces the protein MDEKQQLAKSLQFIKDKIDIQPELAIILGSGLGSLADTLENSTVIPTAEIPHYPISTVPDHAGIWVLGFVKDVPILALKGRVHTYEGYSARKVTYSIRLMAKLGIEKLIVTNAAGGANPNFSPGDLMVITDHINLLFDNPLLGDNQVPAEQRFVDMSDAYDKTFIKNTLALGSSLGIQLQSGVLLTSKGPSYETAAEVRMAKAIGADALTMSTVPEVIAARQQNIRTLGISCITNLATGISQKKLDHEEVQETANRIKDTFIRLVKEIIVHMPEW, from the coding sequence ATGGATGAAAAACAACAATTAGCAAAATCGCTTCAATTTATAAAAGACAAAATTGACATTCAGCCAGAATTAGCCATCATTCTGGGTTCCGGACTTGGCTCGCTGGCGGACACACTGGAAAACAGCACCGTCATTCCCACGGCGGAAATCCCGCACTATCCGATCTCTACGGTTCCGGACCACGCGGGAATCTGGGTTCTCGGATTTGTCAAAGATGTGCCCATTTTGGCACTCAAGGGCAGAGTGCACACTTACGAAGGTTACTCGGCGCGCAAAGTGACTTATTCCATTCGGCTCATGGCAAAACTCGGTATCGAAAAACTCATTGTGACAAATGCTGCCGGCGGCGCAAATCCCAATTTTTCTCCGGGCGACCTGATGGTCATTACCGATCACATCAACCTCTTATTCGACAATCCGCTCCTCGGAGACAATCAGGTTCCCGCGGAGCAGCGATTTGTTGACATGTCCGATGCTTACGACAAAACTTTCATCAAAAACACGCTCGCCTTGGGAAGCTCTCTCGGCATTCAACTGCAATCAGGAGTTTTGCTCACGTCCAAAGGGCCATCTTACGAAACAGCGGCAGAGGTTCGCATGGCAAAAGCTATCGGCGCCGATGCTTTGACCATGTCAACAGTGCCGGAGGTCATTGCTGCGCGGCAGCAAAATATCAGAACGCTGGGAATTTCTTGCATCACAAATTTAGCCACGGGAATTTCTCAGAAAAAATTGGATCACGAAGAAGTGCAGGAAACAGCCAATCGTATTAAAGATACATTTATTCGTTTAGTCAAAGAAATCATTGTCCACATGCCCGAGTGGTAA